The genomic interval ACGCGCACTGTTAAATCAGGAAGCTCTTTTTGAACCTGTGCAGCTAAGAGAGAGCGTTTCGCCCCGTCAGGATCCCAGGCTTCCTTACGATCGACTTGTGCGTGAGATCCTAAAGCAGAGAACGTTATTTGACTTCCGCGATCTTCAATACGCACACCGTCAGTATGCTCATACCATAGATGCAAAGAACGAGCATAGCGTTCAAGAACGTAACGAGCACGATTTTTCTGATCATCACTGAGTTCAAGAGTGTACCACGGCGCAAATGTTCGACCATTCCATTGAAAATATGAAGTTCCCGTCGTGGGTAGTAAAACAACATTATTCGGATACATATAAGGGAGCGTTGAATCAAGCACTTGCGACTCAATCAGTTCAAAACGTCCACCTGTTACTATGGCAACAGGCAGCAGATGCGTTAAAGATGCAAAAAGCCTAGCGGTCTCATCGGTCATTGGCATTTTTGATCGAGCCAAAGTATTGTCTAAATCGAAGGCCAGCACACGTGCATGACGAGTGTACTCATGAATATTAATATCATGTACATGCTCAACAACTAGTTCAGGCATCATCGCGGCTCCTTTCATCTACACCATTGTACAGGTACTGCTAAGCTAATACCATGAATGAACTGCCATGGGCACAACCCACCTATCGTAATCGGCATGGTCGAGGACTACGCAGACCCGTTTTTGGTACTTCAATTCCCCATGAGCGTACTGCTTCTGGACGGTTTGATACCGCTGTTGCAGTTCAGATGGCACGCTTAAAAAGGGCGTGGCCAAATTTATTTCATCGTTTGGAATGTGCTGTTGAAGATGTTCCGCCATCATCTCCTCTAGCATGGGAAGAATACACCGTTCCTCTATCCCAACATTTTCCAGCACGACACGGGATTCCTGCACGCATTGCACTGTATCGTAAGCCCATTGAATTGCGTGCACATAATCGCACTGACCTACAGTTCATTATTCGCTATGAAATTGTGCGCCAATTGGCAGCTCTCTATGGTCTGACTCCACATAGTATTGACCCGTCGTGGCCTGAAGAATAAATGACTGTGGGCATTGCCTATCATGCAGATAGAATGCCCACTGTACTGTATTTTTTAGTGAAACGATTTAATTGAGCAAAGCTCGCTTGTTTGTCACTTTATATTGAGCAGTAGCTAATTCCATTGATGTAGCTGCTACGGTTGCGCGTGAAGCAACTTGTGCTTTATTTACGGCATCCACGCTAAAGCTTGCTCCTACAACGAGAGCAGATGCTCCCTTACTCTTTTGAGAAATCTGCAAGAGCGCAACTGAGTTACCAAAATCTGTGCCATTGATGAGCTCAACACTATGGGACGAGACAGTGAGATCACGTTTGCCTACCTGCTGGCCGTCGGCATTGAAGGCAAGAATCTGCACATCACGAGATGCTCCAGAATTATTAGACACATCTAAGGTAACACCAACATTATCAGGCACAGGAACAGCAAAAGCTGATTGAGCACTCTGAGCAGGAGTCATCGAAAAATCACTTTGACCATCACTTGTAGCTGCTGATTGACCGTAGAGGGACGCAGCCACCTGAGAAGTGGAATCAATCATAACAGATTGCGTTCCTTGAGGAAGAGTGTCAAAATGTTGGGCACTCAACTGATGAGCCTTATACGTCACTTCTTGATGAGAGATTTCACCATTTTGACCTAAGAAAGTAATGCGAGCTGAACCATCCGTGTCACTGTACACATATAGACGCGTCTGCATAGCACCGCCTGCCGCAGGAATAACCTGTTGCGTTGCTAGCTTGTTCAACGGCACAATATAGTCAGAACCTTGAGGAACCAAACCATTCATATGCACAGCTTGAATAACTCCAGTTACTGCAGCTGCATCACTGTCTACGCGCACATACGCTCCATCATTCACATCAAAAGCAGCAGATAAATCAACAACCGTTTCAGAATGTGCCGCTATTGCTGCCGTAGCATGAGTTTCCATGGCAAGTTCAGATGATGAAGCAGAACCATAAGCAGTAAGGCGGATTGAGGTTGGCTTGTCAGACGAATTAGCCACAATGAGCTGCTGCGACCATCCTGTAGTCGTAGGGGGAATCAGGAAGGATTGCGTGGAGGCAAAAGGAACGCATGCTGCTGCGGATATGCCTCGTAAATCTGCTTGACTTGCCCACGACACCACCGTGCCTGCTGTTCCAGTAAATTTCTGCGCTGTGAGTGTGCGACTGCTGATAACTGTTGGCGCACTCGCATCTGTACTGTGCGTATGCACGTCACCACTGTGCATGGTTTTATTGTCAAGAAGAGCAGCTGTATCTTGATGATTAATACTCTCTGTTTGGGCTTGATATATAGCCCCCATAAGACCAACACGTGATGTGGAAGTTATATCACCCGCGCTTGCTTGAAAATCAGCATCACCATAATGTTCAGTATCAGCTAACTTCATACGTGCCGGACAATACATAGCAGAGTTGACCTGGGCAACATCGTGCACGGTTGAAGCCGATAGTGACTGATCATACGTCATAAAAGATGGCTGCATAACACCTGATACGAGCATTGCACACGCTCCCACTAATGCAACAGCACTGACAGTTGCACCAGTTATTGTTAAAACTTTATGTGCTGTAGACACTTTATTCTCCTCCTCGCGCGAACAAGCGTGGCAACCCCAAAATCAGGTAAATAACGCTCACAATAATCAGTGCCGCAACCCACATATACCGTAAAATGCTAGAAGCCGCAGAGACATATCCGCTCATATCCACACCCTGCTGAGCTGAAGATTTAATCGATATGCGAATATAAGCTCCTTGATCCGTATTTACTACCGTTTCCGTATTATTTGATGCAGCCACGTGGGAAACAAAAGAGCTGAAGGCTGTTTCTGAACCTTCATACATGACATACATACCGCCAAAACCAGCATCACTTAATGTAGTAATCGCAGCATCATCATTATTTTCTGCTAATTGAGCTATAGACTGTTCTACTGCCTGTTGTTTTTTCTTCGCCACAGTTGAAGTGGACAGACTAGCCACATCACCTGCTGCAGATGAAGTAATAATATCGCCATGAGCACTGGATAGAACAGAATAATCAAGATCATGATTACTATGCGGTGAAACAACTAAAACACGACGGGCAGGACTGCCTTGGAGATATTCTTGAGCCACAATAGGCAGCGAACGAGAACTAGCAACTATCTTATTCGCATTCTCAGGTTTTGTTGTTATATAAATACTGCTCGATATGGCCCATGCTGCGCTCAGGATAACACACAAGATAACAACACATGCTCGGCTCACACCAAAAGCAGTACGAGCAACTACTCCTTTTTCACCTCGCATACCAGGGTCAAGAACAGCAGCCTCTTCTTCCTGCAATAAACGCTTGTCCTTTTCTAAAATAGGTACAAACGCAGTAGTCGCCGGTTCACTCATCATAGCTAAACCAGTAAGCACACACATCAGAACCATAGATGCTGAAGGCAGCATTGAGGCATATAAAAGTCCGTTAGGAGCTAATCCCACAGCAATCTGAGGAACAAGAACCGATATTCCTATGCCAATAACAATTCCAATCCACATACTACGAGACGGTTTAACGAGCTGAGGAACGCACAAAGCAACCACAGCCATAACAAGCGAAAGAGCTATGCATACAGTTGCTGCACCGGAAACAATCTGTGCAAATGGAATATCCCCTGATGGGGTAAACAGCTGTAATAACGATTCATAAGTGTGATTATCATGAGCAACATCAGCAAAGAACTGAGAGAAAGTATGTGGCTGACGAATGACAGCCACAATTGTTGGCGCCAAAACAACAGCAGAAGGAATGCCCATAGACACCAACATAACAACGTGATGATGGTAAATAATAGCGACAATAATTCCGATAACCACCATAGCTAAGAACAATTGAGGCTCACTGGCACATACCATAGCAAAACATAATGCTGCCCACGCACTAGCTTGAATAGAAGGCTCCGATTCAATCGGATATTCAGTTTGGTATACGCCTAAAGCCTTCGCCGCAAAAGCAACAGCAGCTGGTAAGAACACATAAACAATCATCATAGGCAAATTACCAGTAAGGAAAACACCGGTCATATAACCTGCGGCCACCCATGTAGCAGATATAGCAATACGCGCACTATGGGAACGAGTAAAAATACCAGCCAAAGCCCACATACTCATCAGCGCTGCTGGAGCTGATGCAATAACAATCACAACGCTGGTCAAGCTAGCATGGCCAAAGGTGAAAAGAGAAATAAAAGCGTACACAAGCAAGAACGGTGATGATGGAGCATCCATGCCGACAGTTCCAGCAAAAGAATATGGTGTTGTAGCCGCTTCAAACAATTGCCTTGTGGTTGAGGCAGATGACATCAAAACTGGTGAAGCTAGATGGGCACCTTGCACTACTGCGCGTAAAGATGCGAAATTCACTATGATGTGTGCAATCAGAACCACTACTGTTGCCACTGCCAACCATGTGTAACGCACACGAGATAAATGGCGTAAATGCTGGCGAACCAACGGGCTAACAATTTTATGACTGCGCTGAGAGAATAAATCGCTTATATGATCTTTATACGCGCGAATGCTCTCAGGCTGTGCCACTAAAGAACCTAATTTAGCTAGCGTTAGCTCTTGAACACTACTCAGTGCGGAACGCATAGAGCTAATAGCACCACAATGCACAAGGTTATACCATGGCATAAACAGCTCACACAAAGCTTCATATGGCTGTTTCTTCATAAAACTCACAACGCCACGAATCACAGCCAAAATAAGACTCAACGGCCATATATAAAACCAGCGCGCAACATTAATATCAGAGTAGAAAAATGCGTCACGCGCAATCATTTGATTTAAAGCGGTGTTTTTGAAGCTCCGTAAATCAGCTGAATCTGTTTTATGCACGGTTCCTTGTTGCGTACGAACACCTTCAAAGCGAGCGCGGCGATGAGCCATACGGGCTTTCGGCTCAACAATAACACGCCCACCTGCGCGTACAATACGACGGCAAAAATCGCGTGATTGTCCAAAAGTTCCAGCAGCGGAGGTGAAACCGCCTACTCGCATCCAATCAGAAATACGAACGAAAGCGCCGGCCAAAGATACAGCATACACGTCTTGACGGTTGTCATACTGATCTTGATCGACTTCCCCATCAACAACCAGCGATGTAATCTGATGTCGAGGATGCGCATAATATCCCACATTCGCTAAGACTTCACCATCCCAGCTCAACTGTTTTGCACCAATAACAGCGGCTAAAGCGTTATTCCGACGTACCTCATTCATCTCATCCACGTAGTTGTCGTCGAGCGGACGTGAATCATCATGCATCAACCACATGTATTCTGCGGAACTGGTAATCATACCGGAATCTAACGCCTGATTGACAGCATGAGTAACAGCATCACCAAAAGATTTTTCACGCGATGACATAAGAAAAGTTCGTGTTGGATACTGTTTCAGTACCGCAGTGAGAGCCGTATTGACACGCTGGAGATCTTTATACGACGTTTCTGCACAGTTAACGAGAAGCACACTTGCAGGTAAAACTGTTTGATTCATCACGCTACTGAGCGTATCGGCAAGATAGCGAGTATCTTCCTCGACTGTAATAACAGCTGCCAAGCTTGAGTCAATACGCTGTTGTGTGTTTGACTTAATACGTCGCGCCACGTTAGTAAGAGCGTCAACGAGACTTGGACTGTCTGCGCAGTCAGCATTTTTAATAAATTCAGTGCTATGGTGCAATCTATTCACGTGCTCAACCTTAGTTCAATATAGTCACGCTCGGCAAGAATGCTTGATTTTACTAACATGGTCTTTACACTCTGAACTCGATACCGTTGTTTTCCTCTCCTCATATATCTCTATATACTCATTCTTCGCTCATACTCTCGGTAATCGAGATGTTCTATCTGCACTGTTTATGCGTTACGCGCACGGTTGTCGACACAAAATTAGAAAAAAGTATGTAAATATATGTTTTCACCTCAGTGTTTCGAGGACTCATTATATAAACTTATTCAGGTATATTTAGGGAAAGGTGCGAGAGTGACTCGACATACATCAAAGCATTCCGGTTCATCTATTCAGCGTGCACGTGTTATGGATACGCCATCACATGCATATGGCTATAAGAAGCCCTTCTCATGGATAAAAGCTATTGCAGTTGTTCTTGTTGCCGTTCTCGTCTTTGCTGGTAGCGTTTTTGCTAGCGTATACGCTCAGTTCTCTAAAACTGTTGACGACGCTAAAGTAACTGTTGTTAAACAGAAAAATATTAAAAAGGAAGTTGTTGATCCTAATGCAGGCAAGGCACTCAACATTCTTGTTTTAGGAACTGATAGTCGTGATGGTGCAGCTAACCAAGCTATTGGTGGTGCAAATGAAGTAGGAAATCATCAAGCAGACACCACCATGATTGTGCATATTTCTGCTAATCGTAAGTTTATTGATATCGTTTCTATTCCACGCGATTCGATGGTATCTGTGTCCAGCTGCGAAACAACGAATGGAACTATTCCAGCGCAATCAAATATTATGTTTAATTCTATTTTTGCAACGGCATATAGTCGTGGAAACAATTTATCGTCAGCAGCAACGTGCACCATGAAAGCTGTCAATGAACTCACCGGATTAGATATTTCCCAATTTATTACTGTTGACTTTAACGGATTAAAAAGCATGATCGACGCTTTAGGTGGCGTGGACGTATGTATTAGTGAAGATTTCTCTGATGATCAATCTAACCTCAGCTTAAACCGCGGATTGAATCATTTGAATGGTACTGACGCTACACAGTATGCTCGTACGCGCTATTCCTTAGGAGACGGATCCGATGTTATGCGTACTGTACGTCAACAGTATCTCATTAAAATGCTTATTCGTGAAGCCTTGAAACAGAACATACTCACTAACTTCGATAAGCTCTACCAGCTAGCTACCACTGCCCTAAAGTCATTGAATATTTCTGAAGGTTTAGCAAGCGCCAACACACTTATTGGTTTAGCTTCTGGTTTAAAGAGCTTCAAAGTAGCTAATATTTACAGTCAGACTGTTCCCGTGCAAGATTGGACCTACGATCGAAATCGCGTCATGTGGACTGCGGACGCACAAAATCTGTGGGATCGTATTAAAGCTGATCGGCCACTTACTGATGTAGCTCTAACAGCTGAGGAGCCAAGTACTGAAAAGAAGACTGACAGTGCTGACACATCTCAACACACTGACGCTCAGAGTTCAAACAACGCTGCTACAGATTCCGATAGCTCTTCTAGCGATGGATCTCAGGCTCAACCTGCTCAAACTTCTCAACCAGATTCTAATGCCCCTGATGCCCACACTGGTCTGATAACACGTGCTGATGGCACATTAATCGATCCAGGCACAGGCGGAATAGTTGATCCCCAATCAGGAGTTATCCATGATCCTAATACCAACTGGTCTATTGGATTAGCTGAAAAGTATTTGAATTACAGCGTATGCGGTATTGACAAATAAATTTTATGGCGTGCTGTGTGCCGGTCATAATGCACGCCAATTATGACCTTTCCCTTGTTTCTCAGCTAGGAAGAAGATTATGGCTAGAATACCTCAGAATAACGAGCATCCTGATAATGACTTTCGCCAGTCAGCACCTCCAAGCTTTCAACCTATGCATTCGCGAACACCTTCGCGCAATGTTGCTGAAAATTCTCAGGATTCTCAGAATCCTCAACAGACACCCCCTACCTTTTCTCCACAGCGCAATCGTCGTACTGCTCATGGATCAAGTTCGCGCACCACACCATCAACAGTGCGCTCTGTTCAGTCCCCACAACGAGATTCTCGTTCCCCTTACCACAAGTTAGGCGTGCCACCACAACAACCTCATAGCAAGCCATCCTCAGCGCCTTTTAAGAAAGTACGTCTCAGCCGTATTATTGCTGCTATTCTAGCGACTCTGCTTGGTATGAGCGTTATTTTTGCAGTGTGGGCATGGTTGTGGGTTGATGGACAGCTCAACCGCAGCATTGATTTGAGTCCTGCACCTGATAATGCCACAGCACAATCATGGTTGATTTTAGGCTCAGATGCACGCGATGGACAGATTGCCAGCGCTGACGCTAACTCTGTTACGGGTTTTAGAACGGACACAATTCTTGTTCTGACCAAACCTCGCAGCGGTCCTGCATCATTGGTTTCGATTCCACGTGACTCCTATGTGGAGGTTAACGGCATGGGAATGAAAATTAATGCTGTAGCTCAAAGTGAAGGATATGATGCTCTTCTGCAATCTGTGGAAGATATTACTGGCACAAAAATTGATCATGTTGCTCAAATCGGTTTTGATGGTATCGCTCATATTGTTGACGCACTCGGCGGTATTGAGCTCTGTTACGATCAGACAGTCAATGATGAGTATTCTGCCTTGAATTGGACTGCAGGATGCCACACTGTTGATGGTGTAACAGCTCTAGCTTTCTCCCGTATGCGTTATTCAGATCCTGAGGGAGATATTGGTCGTGCAAAACGTCAGCGTCAAGTTATTGGAGCTGTGATGAAAAAAGCAGCGAGCACAAGCACTCTGACTAATCCTTCAAAAGCTTTGAAAGTCGCCTCAACAACTTTTAAAGCTCTCAGTGTAGATAATAAATCAGACACGGGAACCATGCTTTCTATGGCGTTCGCCTTTAAAAATGCCACAGGAGCTCACGGAGTTACTGGCAGCGTGTATTACGATGACGTTGACTATCGTCCAGGTGATGTGGGATCTGCTATTCATCTTGTGGCAGAAAAGAATCGTGAACTTTTCTCTGGTCTTAATTCAGGATCAATATCTGAGGGGACAACTGTGGGCGGTTACGTGACGGAATAGTTTATTCACATTCGTCCACATTCTCTCTATCATTTCAAACTGCCATAGTATGACAATTATCGTTGTGCTATGGCAGTTTTTTCATCGCATACTTCAAGCACTAAAGACAGAACATTAGGCACATCATGGAGTTCCTTGATCATGATGATTATGTCTTTAGCTAGTTATCTCTTTATTGTGGTGTGGATGCTTGTGCAACGTCAATGGATGTATCTAGTTTTTCTTTTTCCCTCTGTTCTCATGCAGATTATGCATATAGCTACACTCATATCGCGCTCCCGTCATGAAAACTCCTTGTCTGACAGTATTGTCCAGAAAACTGCTTGTGCTGATGATCCCACTCAAGTTTTACTTGGCTCTCTAGCCGATATAGTCGTTACGAGCCGTACGGATGACGCTTCATGGCAAAAAATCGTATACAACTGGCTTAATCCCAGCACTCACATTAGTGTGGGCGCGCAATACCCCAATAATCAAGCCTTCATTGATATATGCGCTCAAGGACCTCATGCACTCGTGGCTGGCACCACTGGATCTGGTAAGTCTGTTCTTCTGCAACGTTGGGTGTTCGAGCTGGCTATGCACAATAGCCCCGAAGCTGTGCAGTTTATCTTTCTTGATTTTAAGGGAGGATCTACATTCGTTCATGCGCACGACCTGCCGCATTGTGTGGGTAATGTATCTAATTTAAATATTGCTCACGCTCTACGAGCTATTCGAGCTCTTAACCATGAGATGACACGTCGTGAGCAGCTCATCTCTCACGCTCGCGTATCTGATATTCAAGATCTTGATCAACCTCCTGCTCGTTTAATTATTATGGCGGATGAATTTTTTGCCCTCATGGCAACACTTCCTTCTTACACTCAAGACTTTTCTACTATGGTGTCGCTTGGCCGAGCCTTAGGAATTCACTTTATTATTTCTACGCAAAACCCTATGAATCAGGTCAGCTCACATATTAAAGCTAATATGCCACTGCATCTGTGTTTACGTGTGACAGATCCATTACAATCCTTAGATCTCCTCGGAAGCCCCGTTGCCGCTCGCATACGTACTGATTGCATTGGTGCAGCTTTTATATCGGACGGCTCTTCTCTTCGCGCCGTAAAAATTAAACAACCGGCTGATCCTAGCCAAATAGTGCTAGCGTGCACACGAGCTGCCCGTTTTATGCATTCAATTCCTCCCCAACCGTTGTTTAGTGCTCCCCTGCCGAACATATTAAAAGCACCACATAATCTTGCTCCTTGCGCCAAGTCTGCTGTGATTATCGGTGAAGAAGATGATGGTATAGAACGTCACGATTTCTCACTTGACTGGCATCATAGTGCACGCATTATTGTTATCACCCATATGGATGCCCCTAGCATGGAGGCTGCTATACACAGCATCTACGCCAGCTTCATGCGGCACTGGTGGATAGAGGGAAAACCTACATCAACAATGAGTGCCGCCAGTATGCACATTATTCGAGATGTTACTCATTACACCGAGGATTTAGCACACCACGCACGCGATGATTCCAGTATGCTGCTGATAACAGTGCCCCAATGGTCACGTTTCTTAAGCAGTATTCCTCTAGAACAGCGCAGCATCTGGGAGTCTGCACTCGTGATGTGTTCTGCTCATACTGCCGACTCTGTCTATATTCCTGGACACACCCTGGCACCGCACACTCGAGAATTATTGAAAGATTACCCTACATATCATTCTCATCGAGTTATTATCTTCGACACTTCAAGCCATCTTGTTCAGCTTTTCAGCACGAATTCCTCTCAAACTCTTGAAAAGTCGACCACAGTGTGGTTACCTATTGAACAGGATAAAAGATTAGAAGAGGAGACATCATGAGTAGTTCCTATGATTGGCGCGCAAAAGCAGCTTGTCGCGATAAGGATCCGGAACTTTTCTTCCCTGTAGGAAATACAGGTGCCGCATACCAGCAAATTGAAGAAGCAAAAACTGTGTGCCGTTCATGCGAAGTTATTGATTCATGCTTGCGCACAGCATTAGATACTAATCAAGATTACGGCGTGTGGGGAGGAATGAGCGAAGATGAGCGTCGCGCTTTGAAGCGTAGAGCTATGCGCGCTCGCCGTTCTGCAGCTTTAGGATTCCATCACTAAAAAACTTCATACTTTTATGGTTGTGCCGAGAAGATATCTCATCTTCTCGGCACAACCATAAACCCACGATTATTCTGCTACCCGTAAGATCATTATCATTTCAATGCGAGTACCCCCCTCGCGCCCAGGCAGCCAACGAATAGAACCATTAAAATCATTTTTAACAAACGTATTCACAATCTGTGTTCCTAAACCAGAACCAGAAGATTTAGCCGACATCGTATCAGCATCCGCTTCAGCATCAATACCTTCACCATCATCCTCAATCACAATATCCAGATTGCTCCCCGCTCTGCCCACAGAAATACGAATATTTCCTGACAGTAAATTCTCATATCCGTGCTCAACACAATTTGTGACAAGCTCAGTAAGAATCAACGATAATGGTGTGGCATCTTGCGCTGGAAGCATACCAAATTTTCCAACATAAGAAATATCAATATGTTGATCTTTAGCAGATGCCAAATCTACACTCATACGCAACAGATTAGAAATAACAGCATCAAAATCCACGATTTCATCAGCAGTTTGACTTAAGCCTTCATGAACAACTGCAATCGTTTCAATACGGCGCTGTGCTTCTTCCAACTCTTTGCGTACTTCTTCTGACTTTGTGCGGCGAGCCTGCAAACGCAACAAAGAGGAAACAGCTTGCAGATTATTTTTAACGCGATGATGCACTTCGGAAATCGTAGCATCCTTGGTTTCCAACTGACGTTCTCGCCATCGCAGTTCAGTAATATCACGACATAAGACTAAAGCACCGGTTCGTTTGCCATCTACTTCTAAAGGCAAGGATCGCATAGAAATAACAGCGCCACGGGCGTCTAAAACAGCTGCAGCAGCTGCTTTACCCATCAGCACCATAGGCAAGGCTTCTGGAAGTTTATCTTGTTCGTCCACACGGTCCAACACAAATTCGCTGAAATATCCTCCGACCATATTGCCCGTGACGCCAATACGACGGAAACAGCTGATAGCATTCGGTGCG from Alloscardovia omnicolens carries:
- a CDS encoding HAD-IIB family hydrolase; the encoded protein is MMPELVVEHVHDINIHEYTRHARVLAFDLDNTLARSKMPMTDETARLFASLTHLLPVAIVTGGRFELIESQVLDSTLPYMYPNNVVLLPTTGTSYFQWNGRTFAPWYTLELSDDQKNRARYVLERYARSLHLWYEHTDGVRIEDRGSQITFSALGSHAQVDRKEAWDPDGAKRSLLAAQVQKELPDLTVRVAGSTSIDISSRGIDKSFAVSKIAEQFTISPSDIVFVGDRMSPGGNDYPAALAGTQAVRVDGRYGHERVYASVYAIIYTRLII
- a CDS encoding histidine kinase N-terminal domain-containing protein, yielding MNDFNSLISQTPGYDAQDKRQLHSLIADWQIIADLTFSDLLLIIPPDMDDSDDMSRFVVAAQCRPSTAISRIQDDWVGKTPEAELIPLLDNTWRTNNMSRMDHYRVVDGVSVCDVATPVIRKGRVIAIVVRETNMDTRGNNGYYEMSSIGVGKQLFYMITQGDFPYENRLSLARGKFRRHDPRVADGFVVLDADGMVMYAAPNAISCFRRIGVTGNMVGGYFSEFVLDRVDEQDKLPEALPMVLMGKAAAAAVLDARGAVISMRSLPLEVDGKRTGALVLCRDITELRWRERQLETKDATISEVHHRVKNNLQAVSSLLRLQARRTKSEEVRKELEEAQRRIETIAVVHEGLSQTADEIVDFDAVISNLLRMSVDLASAKDQHIDISYVGKFGMLPAQDATPLSLILTELVTNCVEHGYENLLSGNIRISVGRAGSNLDIVIEDDGEGIDAEADADTMSAKSSGSGLGTQIVNTFVKNDFNGSIRWLPGREGGTRIEMIMILRVAE
- a CDS encoding LCP family protein, which gives rise to MTRHTSKHSGSSIQRARVMDTPSHAYGYKKPFSWIKAIAVVLVAVLVFAGSVFASVYAQFSKTVDDAKVTVVKQKNIKKEVVDPNAGKALNILVLGTDSRDGAANQAIGGANEVGNHQADTTMIVHISANRKFIDIVSIPRDSMVSVSSCETTNGTIPAQSNIMFNSIFATAYSRGNNLSSAATCTMKAVNELTGLDISQFITVDFNGLKSMIDALGGVDVCISEDFSDDQSNLSLNRGLNHLNGTDATQYARTRYSLGDGSDVMRTVRQQYLIKMLIREALKQNILTNFDKLYQLATTALKSLNISEGLASANTLIGLASGLKSFKVANIYSQTVPVQDWTYDRNRVMWTADAQNLWDRIKADRPLTDVALTAEEPSTEKKTDSADTSQHTDAQSSNNAATDSDSSSSDGSQAQPAQTSQPDSNAPDAHTGLITRADGTLIDPGTGGIVDPQSGVIHDPNTNWSIGLAEKYLNYSVCGIDK
- a CDS encoding DUF5719 family protein → MSTAHKVLTITGATVSAVALVGACAMLVSGVMQPSFMTYDQSLSASTVHDVAQVNSAMYCPARMKLADTEHYGDADFQASAGDITSTSRVGLMGAIYQAQTESINHQDTAALLDNKTMHSGDVHTHSTDASAPTVISSRTLTAQKFTGTAGTVVSWASQADLRGISAAACVPFASTQSFLIPPTTTGWSQQLIVANSSDKPTSIRLTAYGSASSSELAMETHATAAIAAHSETVVDLSAAFDVNDGAYVRVDSDAAAVTGVIQAVHMNGLVPQGSDYIVPLNKLATQQVIPAAGGAMQTRLYVYSDTDGSARITFLGQNGEISHQEVTYKAHQLSAQHFDTLPQGTQSVMIDSTSQVAASLYGQSAATSDGQSDFSMTPAQSAQSAFAVPVPDNVGVTLDVSNNSGASRDVQILAFNADGQQVGKRDLTVSSHSVELINGTDFGNSVALLQISQKSKGASALVVGASFSVDAVNKAQVASRATVAATSMELATAQYKVTNKRALLN
- a CDS encoding LCP family protein — translated: MARIPQNNEHPDNDFRQSAPPSFQPMHSRTPSRNVAENSQDSQNPQQTPPTFSPQRNRRTAHGSSSRTTPSTVRSVQSPQRDSRSPYHKLGVPPQQPHSKPSSAPFKKVRLSRIIAAILATLLGMSVIFAVWAWLWVDGQLNRSIDLSPAPDNATAQSWLILGSDARDGQIASADANSVTGFRTDTILVLTKPRSGPASLVSIPRDSYVEVNGMGMKINAVAQSEGYDALLQSVEDITGTKIDHVAQIGFDGIAHIVDALGGIELCYDQTVNDEYSALNWTAGCHTVDGVTALAFSRMRYSDPEGDIGRAKRQRQVIGAVMKKAASTSTLTNPSKALKVASTTFKALSVDNKSDTGTMLSMAFAFKNATGAHGVTGSVYYDDVDYRPGDVGSAIHLVAEKNRELFSGLNSGSISEGTTVGGYVTE
- a CDS encoding FtsK/SpoIIIE domain-containing protein — translated: MMIMSLASYLFIVVWMLVQRQWMYLVFLFPSVLMQIMHIATLISRSRHENSLSDSIVQKTACADDPTQVLLGSLADIVVTSRTDDASWQKIVYNWLNPSTHISVGAQYPNNQAFIDICAQGPHALVAGTTGSGKSVLLQRWVFELAMHNSPEAVQFIFLDFKGGSTFVHAHDLPHCVGNVSNLNIAHALRAIRALNHEMTRREQLISHARVSDIQDLDQPPARLIIMADEFFALMATLPSYTQDFSTMVSLGRALGIHFIISTQNPMNQVSSHIKANMPLHLCLRVTDPLQSLDLLGSPVAARIRTDCIGAAFISDGSSLRAVKIKQPADPSQIVLACTRAARFMHSIPPQPLFSAPLPNILKAPHNLAPCAKSAVIIGEEDDGIERHDFSLDWHHSARIIVITHMDAPSMEAAIHSIYASFMRHWWIEGKPTSTMSAASMHIIRDVTHYTEDLAHHARDDSSMLLITVPQWSRFLSSIPLEQRSIWESALVMCSAHTADSVYIPGHTLAPHTRELLKDYPTYHSHRVIIFDTSSHLVQLFSTNSSQTLEKSTTVWLPIEQDKRLEEETS
- a CDS encoding WhiB family transcriptional regulator; the encoded protein is MSSSYDWRAKAACRDKDPELFFPVGNTGAAYQQIEEAKTVCRSCEVIDSCLRTALDTNQDYGVWGGMSEDERRALKRRAMRARRSAALGFHH
- a CDS encoding metallopeptidase family protein codes for the protein MNELPWAQPTYRNRHGRGLRRPVFGTSIPHERTASGRFDTAVAVQMARLKRAWPNLFHRLECAVEDVPPSSPLAWEEYTVPLSQHFPARHGIPARIALYRKPIELRAHNRTDLQFIIRYEIVRQLAALYGLTPHSIDPSWPEE